The following coding sequences lie in one Cronobacter universalis NCTC 9529 genomic window:
- a CDS encoding FxsA family protein: MRWIPFIAFFLYIYIEISIFIQVAHVFGVFLTLVLVIFTSVIGMSLVRNQGFKNLMLMQQKMEAGESPASEMLKSVSLIIAGLLLLLPGFFTDFLGLLLLLPPVQKLITLRLMPHLRFGRMPGGGFGASSQGGNTFDGEYQRKDDGPKRLEDQDRDSR; the protein is encoded by the coding sequence GTGCGCTGGATACCCTTTATCGCCTTCTTTCTTTACATCTACATTGAAATTTCCATTTTTATTCAGGTGGCGCATGTTTTTGGCGTTTTTCTGACCTTAGTGCTGGTGATTTTCACCTCGGTCATCGGGATGTCGCTGGTGCGCAACCAGGGCTTTAAAAACCTGATGCTGATGCAGCAGAAAATGGAAGCGGGCGAGAGCCCGGCTTCGGAAATGCTGAAGAGCGTGTCGCTGATCATTGCCGGTCTGTTGCTGCTGCTGCCGGGCTTCTTTACCGATTTCCTGGGCCTGCTGCTGTTACTGCCGCCGGTACAAAAACTCATTACCCTGCGCCTGATGCCGCACTTGCGCTTTGGCCGGATGCCGGGCGGCGGTTTTGGCGCCTCTTCGCAGGGCGGAAACACTTTCGACGGCGAGTACCAGCGTAAAGACGACGGCCCCAAACGCCTCGAAGACCAGGATCGCGATTCGCGATAA
- a CDS encoding diguanylate cyclase regulator RdcB family protein has product MNGSLVEGPGRHLRALRGRLMVDLAKGEEEARDGRSHPQHQKVRERLQKSLIAAGPAVAPPEMAALHMLESLSRQSSPGHLALSLTAQALARRSQRLGEKGAAAPFAQALEVTAGHYQHSAARLEAQLRQSDLAIAAQRHVSEVMARWKNGEFNGWSPAGRCYVALEELRWGAFGDALRLGEPGDKTALLQPVYDETTLRLAHSVNASPHTRHFYQQWLHTPPQPGLLEHKDMLCWLGAVHDGERQPVSWSVTQTWQSVSLGMPRICSARRLVNALVEEIFLL; this is encoded by the coding sequence ATGAACGGGTCACTGGTTGAAGGGCCGGGCCGACATTTACGCGCGCTGCGCGGGCGACTGATGGTGGATCTGGCGAAGGGCGAAGAAGAAGCCCGCGATGGCCGTTCGCATCCGCAGCATCAAAAGGTGCGCGAACGGCTGCAGAAGTCGTTGATCGCCGCCGGGCCTGCGGTGGCGCCGCCGGAGATGGCGGCGCTGCATATGCTGGAGTCGCTTTCGCGCCAGAGTTCGCCCGGGCATCTGGCGTTAAGCCTGACGGCGCAGGCGCTGGCGCGCCGCAGCCAGCGTCTCGGCGAGAAGGGGGCCGCCGCGCCTTTCGCACAGGCGCTTGAGGTGACGGCAGGACACTATCAGCACAGCGCCGCGCGGCTGGAAGCGCAGTTACGCCAGAGCGATTTGGCGATAGCGGCGCAGCGCCACGTCAGCGAGGTTATGGCGCGCTGGAAAAACGGCGAGTTTAACGGCTGGTCGCCCGCCGGGCGCTGTTACGTGGCGCTGGAAGAGCTGCGCTGGGGCGCGTTCGGCGACGCCCTGCGTTTAGGCGAGCCGGGCGACAAAACCGCGCTGTTGCAACCCGTGTATGACGAGACGACCCTCCGACTGGCGCACAGCGTTAATGCCTCGCCCCATACGCGGCATTTCTATCAGCAATGGCTGCATACGCCGCCGCAGCCGGGCCTGCTGGAGCATAAAGATATGCTCTGCTGGCTGGGGGCGGTGCATGACGGGGAGCGCCAGCCGGTCAGCTGGTCGGTGACGCAAACCTGGCAGAGCGTGTCGCTGGGAATGCCGCGGATCTGCTCCGCAAGGCGGCTGGTCAATGCGCTGGTGGAAGAGATTTTTCTGCTCTGA
- a CDS encoding transcriptional regulator yields MQREEVLEQALHVLEREGIANTTPEMVAAAVQCPTEEIQRYWPDRDALLYDALRYLSQRVDAWRRQLIYNEELSAEQKLMARYQALTDCVRQDRYPGCLFIAACTFYPEASHPIHQLADQQKRAAYHYTHELLTQLEVDDPAMVAEQMELVLEGCLSRLLVKRSQADVDTARRLAEDILRFAQCRQGGALT; encoded by the coding sequence GTGCAACGTGAAGAAGTGCTTGAGCAGGCCCTGCATGTCCTTGAACGGGAAGGGATTGCAAATACCACGCCGGAAATGGTGGCTGCCGCAGTCCAGTGTCCGACGGAAGAGATCCAGCGTTACTGGCCAGATCGCGACGCGCTGCTGTATGACGCGCTGCGCTATTTAAGCCAGCGTGTGGACGCCTGGCGGCGCCAGCTGATTTACAACGAAGAGCTAAGCGCGGAACAAAAACTGATGGCGCGCTATCAGGCGCTGACGGATTGCGTCCGCCAGGATCGTTACCCCGGCTGTCTGTTTATCGCCGCCTGCACGTTTTATCCGGAGGCGTCGCACCCGATTCATCAGTTAGCGGATCAGCAAAAACGCGCGGCCTACCACTATACGCATGAGCTGTTGACGCAACTCGAAGTGGACGATCCGGCGATGGTCGCCGAGCAGATGGAGCTGGTGCTGGAAGGCTGCCTGAGCCGGCTGCTGGTAAAACGCAGCCAGGCGGACGTGGATACCGCGCGTCGTCTCGCCGAAGATATCCTGCGTTTCGCCCAGTGTCGCCAGGGCGGCGCGCTGACCTGA
- the yghU gene encoding glutathione-dependent disulfide-bond oxidoreductase yields the protein MSQNEYQPPEVWTWEPQAGGAFANINRPIAGPTHEKTLPVGKHPLQLYSLGTPNGQKVTILLEELLALGISGAEYDAHLIRINEGDQFSSGFVEVNPNSKIPALLDRSVTPAVRVFESGAILLYLADKFGQFLPEDYAGRAEALNWLFWLQGSAPYLGGGFGHFYHYAPQKIEYAINRFTMEAKRQLDVLDRQLAQHRFIAGESYSIADIAIWPWYGNLVIGGLYEASKFLQVDEYKNVKRWAEEVAQRPAVQRGSIVNRTWGPLNEQLHERHDASDFELRTEDKRGA from the coding sequence ATGTCTCAAAACGAATATCAGCCACCTGAAGTCTGGACCTGGGAACCGCAAGCTGGCGGCGCCTTTGCAAACATTAACCGTCCCATCGCGGGGCCGACGCATGAAAAAACCCTGCCGGTCGGCAAACACCCGTTACAGCTCTATTCGCTCGGCACGCCGAACGGCCAGAAAGTCACTATTCTTCTGGAAGAGCTGCTGGCGCTTGGCATCAGCGGCGCGGAATATGACGCGCACCTGATCCGCATTAACGAAGGCGATCAGTTCTCCAGCGGCTTCGTTGAGGTGAACCCTAATTCCAAGATCCCGGCGCTGCTGGACCGCTCGGTCACGCCCGCGGTGCGCGTGTTTGAATCCGGCGCGATCCTGCTCTATCTCGCCGATAAATTTGGTCAATTCCTGCCGGAAGATTACGCCGGACGCGCCGAAGCGCTGAACTGGCTGTTCTGGCTGCAGGGGTCAGCGCCCTATCTCGGCGGCGGTTTCGGCCACTTCTACCACTACGCGCCGCAGAAAATCGAGTACGCGATTAACCGCTTCACCATGGAAGCGAAACGCCAGCTCGATGTGCTGGACAGACAGCTCGCGCAGCATCGCTTTATCGCGGGCGAGTCCTATTCGATTGCCGATATCGCCATCTGGCCGTGGTACGGCAACCTGGTTATCGGCGGGCTGTATGAGGCGAGTAAATTCCTGCAGGTTGATGAATATAAAAATGTGAAGCGCTGGGCCGAAGAGGTCGCGCAGCGTCCGGCCGTCCAGCGCGGGAGCATCGTTAACCGCACCTGGGGCCCGCTCAACGAGCAGCTTCACGAGCGTCACGACGCCTCCGATTTCGAGTTGCGTACCGAAGACAAACGCGGCGCGTAA
- the cutA gene encoding divalent cation tolerance protein CutA codes for MLDDNTVTHAAPDAVVVLCTAPDEATAQDLAAKALAENLAACVTLLPGATSLYYWEGKLEQEYEVQMVLKSDTARQQALLTCLKTHHPYQTPELLVIPVIHGDKDYLSWLNASLR; via the coding sequence ATGCTGGATGACAACACCGTTACTCACGCCGCGCCAGACGCGGTCGTTGTGCTCTGTACCGCACCGGACGAAGCCACCGCGCAGGATCTGGCGGCCAAAGCGCTGGCGGAAAATCTCGCCGCCTGCGTGACGCTGCTGCCTGGCGCCACGTCGCTCTACTACTGGGAAGGGAAACTGGAGCAAGAGTACGAAGTGCAGATGGTGCTAAAAAGCGATACCGCGCGCCAGCAGGCGCTGCTGACGTGTCTTAAAACGCATCACCCTTATCAGACGCCCGAACTGCTTGTGATCCCTGTCATTCATGGAGATAAAGACTACCTCTCATGGCTCAACGCATCCTTACGCTGA
- the kdgT gene encoding 2-keto-3-deoxygluconate transporter: MKIKTTMERIPGGMMLIPLLLGAILNTLAPQTGNYFGSFTKGMISGTVPILAVWFFCIGASIDLRATGTVLRKSGTLVLTKIAVAWLVAMIAASFIPDTGIQTGFFAGLSVLAIVSAMDMTNGGLYASLMNQYGTKEESGAFVLMSLESGPLMTMVILGSAGLASFEPHHFIGAVLPFLIGFALGNLDHDLRAFFSKATPVLIPFFGFALGNTINLRVIMETGLLGIVLGVAVIIITGIPLIMADKFLGGGNGTAGVAASSAAGAAVANPVIIAQINPAFEPVAASATALVAASVIVTAILVPIITALYARHVAKQPPVTQGAESITTSTLRR; encoded by the coding sequence ATGAAGATTAAAACTACGATGGAACGCATTCCGGGAGGGATGATGCTTATCCCGCTGTTACTGGGAGCGATTTTAAATACGCTGGCGCCACAAACCGGCAATTATTTCGGTTCGTTTACCAAAGGAATGATAAGCGGAACGGTGCCTATTCTCGCCGTCTGGTTTTTCTGTATTGGCGCCTCTATTGATTTACGCGCAACCGGAACGGTATTGCGTAAATCCGGCACGCTGGTACTGACCAAAATCGCCGTGGCCTGGCTGGTGGCGATGATTGCGGCGTCTTTTATTCCGGATACCGGCATCCAGACCGGCTTTTTCGCCGGGCTGTCGGTACTGGCTATCGTTTCCGCGATGGACATGACCAACGGCGGGCTATACGCCAGCCTGATGAACCAGTACGGCACGAAGGAAGAGTCCGGCGCGTTTGTGCTGATGTCGCTGGAATCGGGCCCGCTGATGACGATGGTGATTCTGGGCTCCGCCGGTCTCGCCTCTTTCGAGCCGCATCACTTCATCGGCGCGGTGCTGCCGTTTCTGATTGGCTTCGCGCTCGGCAATCTGGATCACGATCTGCGCGCATTCTTCAGTAAAGCCACGCCGGTGCTGATCCCGTTCTTCGGCTTCGCGCTGGGCAATACCATTAATCTGCGCGTAATTATGGAAACGGGCCTGCTGGGGATTGTGCTGGGTGTCGCCGTTATCATTATTACCGGCATTCCGTTGATCATGGCCGATAAATTCCTGGGCGGCGGCAACGGTACGGCAGGCGTGGCGGCCTCATCGGCGGCGGGCGCGGCGGTCGCGAACCCGGTCATTATCGCGCAAATCAACCCGGCGTTTGAACCGGTCGCAGCCTCAGCCACGGCGCTGGTGGCCGCGAGCGTCATCGTAACGGCGATTCTGGTGCCCATCATCACCGCGCTGTATGCCCGACATGTGGCGAAACAGCCGCCTGTAACGCAAGGTGCCGAAAGCATCACTACGAGCACGCTTCGCCGATAA
- the aspA gene encoding aspartate ammonia-lyase, with protein sequence MLNNIRIEEDLLGTREVPADAYYGVHTLRAIENFYISNSKISDIPEFVRGMVMVKKAAALTNKELQTIPRKVADTIIAACDEVLNNGKCMDQFPVDVYQGGAGTSVNMNTNEVLANIGLELMGHQKGEYQFLNPNDHVNKCQSTNDAYPTGFRIAVYASIVKLIDAIKELGEGFQRKAVEFENILKMGRTQLQDAVPMTLGQEFHAFNVLLNEETKNLLRTAELLLEVNLGATAIGTRLNTPDGYQQLAVQKLAEVSNLPVVPAEDLIEATSDCGAYVMVHSSLKRLAVKLSKICNDLRLLSSGPRAGLNEINLPELQAGSSIMPAKVNPVVPEVVNQVCFKVIGNDTTVTMASEAGQLQLNVMEPVIGQAMFESIHILTNACYNLLEKCVNGITANKEVCEGYVYNSIGIVTYLNPFIGHHNGDIVGKICAETGKSVREVVLERGLLTEAELDDIFSVQNLMHPAYKAKRYTDESEQ encoded by the coding sequence ATGTTAAACAACATTCGTATCGAAGAAGATTTGTTGGGTACCAGGGAAGTTCCAGCGGATGCCTACTACGGTGTTCATACTCTGCGAGCGATTGAAAACTTTTATATCAGCAACAGCAAAATCAGCGATATCCCTGAATTTGTTCGCGGCATGGTGATGGTGAAAAAGGCGGCGGCGCTGACCAACAAAGAGTTGCAGACCATTCCGCGCAAAGTCGCCGACACGATTATCGCCGCCTGCGATGAAGTGCTGAATAACGGAAAATGCATGGATCAGTTCCCGGTAGATGTCTACCAGGGCGGCGCGGGCACTTCCGTTAACATGAACACCAACGAAGTGCTGGCGAACATCGGCCTTGAGCTGATGGGCCACCAGAAAGGGGAATACCAGTTCCTCAACCCCAACGATCATGTGAACAAGTGCCAGTCCACGAACGACGCCTACCCGACCGGTTTCCGCATCGCGGTTTACGCCTCTATCGTGAAACTGATCGACGCTATCAAAGAGCTGGGCGAAGGCTTCCAGCGTAAAGCCGTGGAATTTGAAAACATCCTGAAAATGGGCCGCACCCAGCTTCAGGACGCCGTACCGATGACCCTCGGCCAGGAGTTCCACGCGTTCAACGTATTGCTGAACGAAGAGACCAAAAACCTGCTGCGTACCGCGGAGCTGCTGCTGGAAGTGAACCTCGGCGCGACCGCTATCGGCACCCGTCTTAACACGCCTGACGGCTACCAACAGCTGGCGGTGCAGAAACTCGCGGAAGTGAGCAACCTGCCGGTCGTTCCGGCGGAAGACCTGATCGAAGCGACCTCTGACTGCGGCGCTTACGTTATGGTGCACAGCTCGCTTAAACGCCTGGCGGTGAAACTCTCCAAGATCTGTAACGACCTGCGTCTGCTCTCCTCCGGTCCGCGCGCGGGCTTAAACGAAATCAACCTGCCGGAGCTGCAGGCGGGTTCGTCTATCATGCCAGCCAAAGTGAACCCGGTAGTGCCGGAAGTCGTTAACCAGGTCTGCTTTAAAGTCATCGGCAACGACACCACCGTGACCATGGCGTCCGAAGCCGGCCAGCTGCAGCTGAACGTGATGGAGCCGGTCATCGGCCAGGCGATGTTTGAGTCGATTCATATCCTGACCAACGCCTGCTACAACCTGCTGGAAAAATGCGTCAACGGCATTACGGCGAATAAAGAAGTGTGCGAAGGCTACGTCTACAACTCTATCGGTATCGTCACCTATCTCAACCCGTTTATCGGCCACCACAATGGCGATATCGTCGGGAAGATTTGCGCCGAAACCGGCAAGAGCGTGCGTGAAGTCGTCCTGGAGCGCGGTCTGCTGACCGAAGCGGAGCTAGACGATATCTTCTCCGTCCAGAACCTGATGCATCCGGCTTACAAAGCAAAACGCTATACCGATGAAAGCGAACAGTAA
- a CDS encoding protein-disulfide reductase DsbD: MAQRILTLILLFFSAQATASLFGQQNASSFVPADQAFAFDFQQQQHQLTLNWQIKPGYYLYRQQIHVTPANASVSPPALPAGEPHEDEFFGKSEIYRDALSVPVTVEQASPGATLTVTYQGCAAAGFCYPPETRTVPLSAVEPTESVKADAATPSAATGEQTRVNSDAPSATLPFSALWALLIGIGVAFTPCVLPMYPLISGIVLGGEKRLSTRRALLLAFIYVQGMALTYTALGLVVAAAGLQFQAALQSPWVLVTLSMVFVLLALSMFGLFTLQLPASLQTRLTLMSNRQRGGSPGGVFAMGAIAGLICSPCTTAPLSAILLYIAQSGNLWLGGGTLYLYALGMGLPLILVTVFGNRLLPKSGPWMEQVKTAFGFVILALPVFLLERVLGEPWGVRLWSALGVAFFGWAFVTSLNATRSWMRAVQIVLLGAAFICARPLQDWAFGAPVAESQAHLAFTRIATVDDLDRALARAKGKPVMLDLYADWCVACKEFEKYTFSAPDVQRALDGAVLLQADVTANSAADVTLLKRLNVLGLPTIVFFDAQGNEIPSGRVTGFMDAPAFATHLHNRLR, from the coding sequence ATGGCTCAACGCATCCTTACGCTGATCCTGCTGTTTTTCAGCGCGCAGGCCACGGCCTCACTGTTCGGCCAGCAGAACGCCTCGTCGTTCGTGCCGGCAGACCAGGCTTTCGCCTTTGATTTTCAGCAGCAGCAACATCAGCTGACGCTGAACTGGCAGATTAAGCCCGGCTACTATCTTTACCGCCAGCAAATTCACGTCACGCCCGCCAACGCGAGCGTGTCGCCCCCTGCGCTTCCCGCCGGCGAGCCGCATGAAGATGAGTTCTTCGGCAAAAGCGAAATCTACCGCGACGCGCTCAGCGTACCGGTCACAGTGGAGCAGGCGTCGCCCGGCGCGACGTTAACGGTGACGTATCAGGGCTGCGCCGCCGCCGGTTTCTGTTATCCGCCGGAAACCCGCACGGTGCCGCTGAGCGCCGTCGAACCGACAGAGAGTGTTAAAGCCGACGCCGCTACGCCTTCGGCCGCCACTGGCGAGCAAACCCGCGTTAACAGCGATGCGCCTTCCGCCACGCTGCCGTTCTCCGCGCTCTGGGCGTTACTTATCGGCATCGGCGTCGCTTTCACACCCTGCGTGCTCCCCATGTACCCGCTTATCTCCGGCATCGTGCTGGGCGGCGAAAAACGCCTTTCCACCCGGCGCGCGCTGTTGCTGGCGTTTATCTACGTACAGGGGATGGCGCTCACATACACCGCGCTGGGGCTGGTGGTCGCCGCCGCGGGCCTGCAATTCCAGGCGGCGCTGCAAAGCCCGTGGGTGCTGGTGACGCTCTCCATGGTCTTTGTTCTGCTGGCGCTCTCGATGTTCGGGCTCTTTACGCTACAACTGCCCGCGTCGCTGCAAACGCGCCTCACGCTGATGAGCAACCGCCAGCGCGGCGGCTCGCCGGGCGGCGTGTTTGCGATGGGCGCGATTGCGGGGCTTATCTGCTCGCCCTGCACCACCGCGCCGCTCAGCGCCATTTTGCTGTACATCGCCCAGAGCGGGAATCTGTGGCTCGGCGGCGGCACGCTGTATCTCTACGCGCTGGGCATGGGCCTGCCCTTGATTCTGGTTACCGTTTTCGGCAACCGGCTGCTGCCGAAAAGCGGCCCGTGGATGGAGCAGGTCAAAACCGCGTTCGGCTTTGTGATCCTGGCGTTGCCGGTATTTCTGCTGGAGCGCGTGCTGGGCGAGCCGTGGGGAGTGCGGCTCTGGAGCGCGCTTGGCGTCGCGTTTTTCGGCTGGGCGTTTGTCACGAGCCTTAACGCCACCCGCTCCTGGATGCGCGCGGTGCAAATTGTGCTGTTAGGGGCCGCATTCATTTGCGCCCGCCCGTTGCAGGACTGGGCTTTCGGCGCGCCTGTCGCAGAATCGCAGGCGCATCTGGCCTTCACCCGTATCGCCACGGTGGACGATCTCGATCGCGCGCTGGCGCGGGCCAAAGGCAAGCCGGTGATGCTCGATCTCTACGCCGACTGGTGCGTCGCCTGTAAAGAGTTCGAGAAATACACGTTCAGCGCGCCAGACGTGCAGCGCGCGCTTGATGGCGCGGTGCTGTTGCAGGCCGACGTCACCGCCAACAGCGCCGCCGATGTGACATTGCTGAAGCGGCTTAACGTGCTCGGGCTGCCCACGATTGTTTTCTTCGATGCGCAGGGCAACGAGATCCCGAGCGGCCGCGTCACCGGTTTTATGGACGCCCCCGCATTCGCAACGCATTTGCACAATCGCCTGCGGTAA
- a CDS encoding anaerobic C4-dicarboxylate transporter, translating into MIVVELIIVLLAIFLGARLGGIGIGYAGGLGVLVLAAIGVKPGNIPFDVISIIMAVIAAISAMQVAGGLDFLVNQTEKLLRKNPKYITILAPIVTYFLTIFAGTGNISLATLPVIAEVAKEQGVKPCRPLSTAVVAAQIAITASPISAAVVYMSSVMEGHGVSYIHLLMVVMPSTLAAVLVMSFLVSVLFNSKLSDDPVYLKRLEEGLIELRGDKQIDIKPRAKTSVWLFLLGVICVVAYAIINSPSLGLVAKPLMNTTSAILIIMLSVATLITLICRVETDTILNSSTFKAGMSACICILGVAWLGDTFVSANIDWIKATAGSVIQGHPWLLALIFFIASALLYSQAATAKALMPMALALNVSPLTAVASFAAVSGLFILPTYPTLVAAVQMDDTGTTRIGRFVFNHPFFIPGTLGVVLSVFFGFLLGSVML; encoded by the coding sequence ATGATAGTTGTCGAGCTTATCATCGTTTTACTGGCGATTTTTCTTGGCGCCAGGCTTGGGGGAATCGGCATCGGGTACGCAGGCGGGCTGGGAGTGCTGGTCCTCGCCGCCATCGGGGTGAAACCCGGTAATATCCCTTTCGACGTTATCTCCATCATCATGGCGGTGATCGCCGCCATCTCCGCCATGCAGGTCGCAGGCGGGCTCGATTTCCTGGTCAATCAGACGGAAAAGCTGCTGCGCAAAAATCCGAAATACATCACGATACTGGCGCCGATCGTCACCTACTTTCTGACGATTTTCGCCGGTACCGGGAATATCTCGCTCGCCACGCTGCCGGTTATCGCCGAAGTGGCCAAGGAACAGGGCGTGAAGCCCTGCCGTCCGCTCTCCACCGCGGTGGTCGCCGCACAGATAGCCATTACCGCATCGCCTATCTCCGCCGCCGTGGTGTATATGTCCTCCGTGATGGAAGGCCACGGCGTCAGCTACATTCATCTGTTGATGGTAGTGATGCCATCCACGCTCGCAGCGGTGCTGGTCATGTCGTTTCTGGTCTCCGTGCTGTTTAACTCGAAGCTTTCCGACGATCCGGTTTATCTCAAACGTCTGGAGGAAGGGTTAATCGAATTGCGCGGCGATAAGCAAATCGACATCAAACCGCGCGCCAAAACCTCCGTGTGGCTGTTCCTGCTGGGCGTTATCTGCGTTGTGGCCTACGCGATTATCAACAGCCCGAGTCTCGGTCTGGTCGCGAAACCGCTGATGAACACCACCAGCGCGATCCTTATCATTATGCTGAGCGTCGCGACGCTGATTACGCTTATCTGCCGCGTGGAAACCGACACCATTCTGAACTCCAGCACCTTTAAAGCCGGAATGAGCGCTTGTATCTGTATCCTCGGCGTGGCGTGGCTTGGCGATACCTTCGTTTCCGCCAATATCGACTGGATCAAAGCGACGGCGGGCAGCGTGATTCAGGGCCATCCGTGGCTGCTGGCGCTGATTTTCTTTATCGCCTCCGCGCTGCTTTACTCCCAGGCGGCGACCGCCAAAGCGCTGATGCCGATGGCGCTGGCGCTGAACGTCTCTCCGCTGACGGCGGTCGCCTCTTTTGCCGCCGTTTCCGGCCTGTTTATTCTGCCGACCTACCCGACGCTGGTCGCCGCCGTGCAGATGGACGATACCGGCACCACGCGCATTGGCCGCTTCGTCTTTAATCACCCATTCTTTATTCCAGGCACACTCGGCGTCGTGCTCTCCGTCTTTTTTGGTTTCCTGCTGGGCAGCGTGATGCTCTGA
- the kduI gene encoding 5-dehydro-4-deoxy-D-glucuronate isomerase — MDVRQSIHSDHAKTLDTAGLRNEFLIEKIFVADEYTMTYSHIDRIIVGGVMPVNRTVSVGSEVGKQLGVSYFLERRELGVINIGGPGLITVDGTRYEMNSRDGLYVGKGAKEVVFESVEAGNPARFYYNCAPAHTTFPTKRVTPADVSPVHLGEDVTSNRRTINKYFIPDVLETCQLSMGLTELAPGNLWNTMPCHTHERRMEVYFYFGLEENSCVFHMMGQPQETRHIVVQNEQAVISPSWSIHSGVGTRAYTFIWGMVGENQVFDDMDHVAVKDLR, encoded by the coding sequence ATGGACGTTCGTCAAAGCATTCATAGCGATCACGCGAAAACACTGGATACCGCCGGGCTTCGCAACGAATTTTTAATCGAGAAGATTTTTGTGGCTGACGAGTACACCATGACGTACAGCCATATCGACCGCATCATCGTGGGCGGCGTCATGCCGGTGAACCGCACGGTAAGCGTGGGCAGCGAAGTGGGTAAACAACTGGGCGTGAGCTATTTTCTGGAGCGTCGCGAGCTGGGGGTGATCAATATCGGCGGGCCGGGGCTTATCACCGTGGACGGCACGCGCTATGAAATGAACAGCCGCGACGGGTTGTATGTCGGCAAGGGCGCGAAAGAAGTGGTGTTTGAGAGCGTGGAGGCGGGGAACCCGGCGCGTTTTTACTATAACTGCGCGCCGGCGCACACGACATTCCCAACCAAACGCGTGACGCCCGCGGATGTCTCGCCGGTGCATCTCGGCGAGGATGTAACCAGCAACCGCCGCACCATCAATAAATACTTTATTCCTGACGTGCTGGAGACCTGCCAGCTCAGCATGGGCCTGACGGAACTGGCGCCGGGCAATCTGTGGAATACGATGCCGTGCCACACGCACGAGCGGCGCATGGAGGTTTACTTCTATTTTGGTCTGGAAGAGAACAGCTGCGTCTTTCACATGATGGGCCAGCCGCAGGAGACGCGGCACATTGTGGTGCAAAACGAGCAGGCGGTCATTTCGCCGAGCTGGTCGATTCACTCAGGCGTCGGGACGCGCGCGTATACGTTTATCTGGGGGATGGTGGGCGAAAACCAGGTGTTCGACGATATGGATCACGTCGCGGTGAAGGATCTGCGCTAA
- a CDS encoding nickel/cobalt transporter yields the protein MSTAILNRRWQRPGALLLTLCALGVAFFFYSHWGAFLQWAFSLQISLHRYLVLYLLQLNNHQYTGGVWLISGAFIYGVLHAIGPGHGKFIVSAYLATHRENLFAARLVPLAGSLMQGVSAIAFVFILAVGFNLASGDLSQSRWYLEKVSALLIGAFGLFLILRAAKSLRAPRLKIPSLTPAQSRPEHCGCGHHGVGRENHEGDWRARLGVIAAIGARPCSGAIMIMLFANALGMASWGMAAVMSMALGTALSIMALSLGVQYARHVTTRLFGAQTTAAQAQRIAALLRIAGGLALLLFAAVLFLTVIPVSPNGDYIAAGC from the coding sequence ATGTCGACTGCCATCCTGAACCGCCGCTGGCAACGCCCTGGCGCGCTGCTGTTAACGCTCTGCGCGCTGGGCGTGGCGTTTTTTTTCTACAGCCACTGGGGCGCGTTTTTACAGTGGGCGTTCAGCCTGCAAATCTCGCTGCACCGTTATCTGGTGCTGTATCTATTACAGCTCAATAACCATCAGTACACCGGCGGCGTCTGGCTTATCAGCGGCGCGTTTATTTACGGCGTGCTGCACGCCATCGGGCCGGGGCACGGCAAATTTATCGTCAGCGCGTATCTCGCCACCCATCGCGAAAACCTCTTCGCGGCAAGGCTGGTGCCGCTCGCGGGCAGCCTGATGCAGGGCGTCAGCGCCATTGCGTTTGTCTTTATCCTGGCGGTGGGCTTTAACCTGGCCTCAGGCGATCTGAGCCAGAGTCGCTGGTATCTCGAAAAGGTGAGCGCGCTGCTTATCGGCGCGTTTGGGCTGTTTCTTATTCTGCGCGCCGCAAAAAGCCTGCGCGCGCCGCGCCTGAAAATCCCTTCGCTGACGCCCGCGCAATCGCGCCCGGAACACTGCGGCTGCGGCCATCACGGCGTCGGCAGGGAAAACCATGAGGGCGACTGGCGCGCCCGGCTTGGCGTTATCGCCGCTATCGGCGCGCGGCCCTGTAGCGGCGCGATAATGATTATGCTGTTCGCCAACGCGCTGGGCATGGCGAGCTGGGGAATGGCGGCGGTGATGTCGATGGCGCTCGGTACGGCGCTCTCGATTATGGCGCTGTCGCTCGGCGTACAGTATGCCCGCCACGTCACCACACGGCTCTTCGGCGCGCAAACCACGGCAGCGCAGGCGCAGCGGATCGCCGCGCTGCTGCGTATCGCAGGCGGGCTGGCGCTGCTGCTGTTCGCCGCCGTTCTCTTCCTCACCGTTATTCCTGTCAGCCCGAACGGCGACTACATCGCCGCAGGCTGTTGA